The window ATGTACGGCCTTTAATCCTTCGCATTATTTCGCTAGGTGCCATATTGGGTGGTGCAGAAACTAACAAGTGAACATGATCTTTACTGATTACCCCCTTCAAAATATCAATCTCAAAAGCATGACATGTTTGCCTGATTAGCTCTCGAGCTTTCAAGCCAACATCACCAGTCAAAACTTGATAACGATACTTCGTTACAAAAACGAAATGGTACTGAATTTTGAAGACTGTATGACTTCCATATCTATAATCCATAATCATGCTCCAACATCATCGATGACCGTAAAATATCATAGCTGAAGCTGACCGACTAAAGTCGGTGGTTTTAACCTTTTAGGTGACGAATAAATAACCCACTTTTTTTAAATAAATTTGAACTAACTCAGCAATGCACACTCTTATTACTATGATTGAGGTTACTGGTTCGCATCCTTACCGAAAGGGTGACTACGTTACATTGACCTTGATAGTCTGAATTGCCACTGCTGCTACAAACTCCTAATTGTTTTATGGAACATTCCTCCCGCTGACATTATTATCAGCGGGATTTTTTTATCTTAAAAAACACAAAAAAATACAATAACTATCATTCCGCGGTGAGTGAGAAATAAACAAGCCATTTTTTTGAAATTAGTTTGAACTAACTCAGCAATGCACACTCTTATTACTATGATTGAGATTACTGGTTCGCATCCTTACCGAAAGGGTGACTACGTTACATTGACCTTGATAGTCTGAATTGCCACTGCTGCTACAAACTCCTAATTGTTTTATGGAACACTCCTCCCGCTGACATTATTATCAGCGGGATTTTTTTATCTTAAAAAACACAAAAAAATACAATAACTATCATTCCGCGGTGAGTGAGAAATAAACAAGCCATTTTTTTGAAATTAGTTTGAACTAACTCAGCAATGCACACTCTTATTACTATGATTGAGATTACTGGTTCGCATCCTTACCGAAAGGGTGACTACGTTACATTGACCTTGATAGTCTGAATTGCCACTGCTGCTACAAACTCCTAATTGTTTTATGGAACACTCCTCCCGCTGACATTATTATCAGCGGGATTTTTTTATCTTAAAAAACACAAAAAAATACAATAACTATCATTCCGCGGTGAGTGAGAAATAAACAAGCCATTTTTTTGAAATTAGTTTGAACTAACTCAG is drawn from Photobacterium profundum SS9 and contains these coding sequences:
- the tnpA gene encoding IS200/IS605-like element ISPpr13 family transposase, giving the protein MDYRYGSHTVFKIQYHFVFVTKYRYQVLTGDVGLKARELIRQTCHAFEIDILKGVISKDHVHLLVSAPPNMAPSEIMRRIKGRTSAKLFESYPDLKKKYWGRHFWARGYFCVTSGDLTEEMIKEYLDHHFEPKAEDNFRTEG